Sequence from the Fusobacteriaceae bacterium genome:
CGGCATACGCCTTTCTTTACGGGCTACAAACCCCAGTTCTATTTCCGGACGACGGACATCACCGGCGAAGTAAATCTGCCTGAAGGCGTTGAAATGGTAATGCCCGGCGACAACATCACAATGACGATCAAACTGATCCACGCGATCGCCATGGAAACCCAGCTGCGTTTCGCGATCCGCGAAGGCGGCAGAACAGTGGCTTCGGGCGTTGTAGCCGAGATCATAAAGTAAACCGGCAAAAAAGGGCCGTTGCGTACGCAGCGGCCCTTTTTTAAGTTTCCTTATTTTATATTTTTCTTGACTTTCCGGAAGAAGTGCATGGACGTCGGGTAGGCGAAGAATCCGCTGATGTAGTCTTGGGTACCCAGCATGGATGTGGGAACGACGATGGCGAAGACGCCAACTTCGTCCCGGATGATTTTGGCGGCCTCTTTGTAGGCGGCTTCACGGACAGCCGGATCCACCGAGGAGCGGCCCGTATCCAGCAATTCGTCTACGCGGGGATTGCTGTAGAAGGACATGTTTCCGGCGGAACCTTTGTTGTTGGAATGGAACAGCGGATAGAGACAACCGTCGGGATCGGCGCCCCCGGGCCAGCCCAGCATATAAATGTCGTGCTCGGCCTTGCTCAGCTTGTCGAGATAAGCCGACCATTCGAGGATTTCGATCGTAAGATCAATGCCGATGGCCTTCAATTGCTCCTGCATGATGATGCCGGAGTCTTTGCGGGTCTGGGTTTCGTTTGTCCAGTATTTCAATTTGAGCCCGTCGGCGTAACCGGCTTCGGCCATCAGTTTTTTCGCTTTTTCAATGTTTGTCTCATAAGGCGGCAATTCCTCATAGCCTAAAACCCCCTGCGGAATGACCGAATAGGCAGGCGTGGACCGCTTCTGGAAAGCGTTATCCACGATATCAAGGGTATTTGTGGCGAGGACGATGGCCTGTCGTACGCGAACGTCGGCCGTGGGGCCTTTTTCACAGTTCATCCCCACATAGAGCAGCGCCACGGAAGGCTTTGTGATCAGCTTTAAATGGCCGGAGGCTTCAATAATCTGCGCGTCGATGGGGTCAATATTCAGGACCATGTCGATTTCCCTTGTCTCAAGGGCAATGACTCTGTTTGTGCTTTCGGGAATCACGCGGAAGATTATGCCCTCAAACTCGGGGACGCCGTTAAAATATTCCTTGTTCGTTTTCAGGATAAATTTGTCTCCGGCTTTCCAGGATTCATACTTGAAGGGTCCGGTTCCGATCGGTTCAAAAAACATATTCGGATCGCCGGATTCAATATATTTTTTGTTGAGAATTGAGCCGCAGGCATGGGCCAGAGAATTGATCAGCGGGCCGTAGGGCTTGCTCGTAACGATGTTGACCTCATATTTGCTCAAGATATCCACCCGGTCGATGCTGGCAAAATAGGTCAGCGCCGAGGGCGCCTTGGAGGCCCGTTCCAGGGAAAATTTCACGTCTTCGGCCGTCAGTTCCTCGCCGTTATGGAATTTTACCCCTTCTCTGAGCTTGATATACAGCGTCACCGGATCTTTTTGCTCATAGCGCTCGGCCAGACTGTTTTCAAGCTTCATCCCGTCTCCCCAGTCAAAAAGCCTGTCATAAATTTGCAGATTGACATTGTGGGAGTAAACGTCGATGGTCGCCGCGGGATCCAGCGTTTTCGGGTCCGCCTGCTGGGCAATGACCAGCATGTCGGGCGTCGCCTTGGAAAAGAGCGCGACGGAAAATGAAAAGAGCAATACAAAAGTAAAAAGAACGCTTTTTAAGATTTTTTTCATATAACCCCCCGGTTATAAAAAGTATTAAAAAATAAGGATTAAGAGAATAAAAAATAAATATAAACGAATTTTAGCCTATTTTTCAACAAATTTCAAGACTTTTTTGCCCCTGCGGGAAAGAAAATTCTTTTTTGTTCCGATTTTGTTCAATTTCGTTCAAAGCGGCATGTTTTTCAAAAACCTCCTTGCCATTTTTGCCGTAAAGGGGTATAATAGAATTAGGAATGTATCAGGAAGATACGAAGACGCAAAGCTTTGAATCATCGATGGAATAACTTGAAACGACAGACTGGAGCGGTACCATGAAGGTATGTGGCGCGGAAGACGCCGGAATTGATTTTTCATGGTATTTTTTATTGAAGGAGGGACCCTATGCATATGGCGGACGCTTTGTTATCCCCCGCGGTCGGCGGCATGATGTGCGCGGTCAGCAGCGCCTGCGCGGGAATATCGGTCGCGAAAATCAAAAAAGACGAGTTTTCGGAAAAAAAGGTTCCCCTGATGGCAATGGCGGGCGCTTTTGTCTTTGCGGGGCAAATGATCAACTTCACTATACCGGCCACAGGTTCCAGCGGCCACATCGGCGGCGGAATTTTGCTTTCGGCCCTGATCGGCGGCTATCCGGCCTTTTTGACGATGGCGGCCGTGCTCCTCATCCAGTGCCTGTTTTTCGCGGACGGAGGGCTGTTGGCCCTGGGGAGCAACATTTTCAATATGGGGGCCATTCCCTGCCTTTTGATCTGGCCGCTTCTGGTCAGGCCGATCCTCAAAAATGGATTCACAACAAAAAAAATCAATCTGACGGCGATCCTCGGCGTCGTAATGAGCTTGCAATTGGGTGCTTTCGCGGTGGTTGCGGAAACGAAGGCCTCGGGCATTACCGCCCTTCCCTTCGGGACATTTTTGCTCCTGATGCTGCCGATCCATCTGGCCATCGGCCTTGTGGAAGGGGTCGTTACGGGACTCATCCTCAATTTTGTCCGGAAAATGCGGCCCGAGATTCTTGAGAGCGCCGTGCGCCAAAAGGCGCTTGACGGCGCGATTTCTTTCAAGAAAGTGCTGGCGGTTTTGGGCGTCTTTACGGTCATTACCGGCGGGCTGCTGTCGCTTTTCGCCTCGGGCCTGCCCGACGGTCTCGAGTGGTCCATCGCCAAAATCACGGGGACGACGGAGCTGGAAAGGGAGGATCCGGTACTGGAATCTGCGGCGAAAATCCAAGAAAAATCCGCGATTCTCCCGGATTATACGTTTAAAGACGCCGGCGACGAGGGAAACGCCGCCGGGACCTCACTTTCGGGGATCCTCGGCGGAGTCTTTGTCTTTGCCCTCGCGGGCGGGACGGGATTTCTCATAGCCACGCTGAAAAAACAAAAAAGAAAACAGGAGGATTAACGCGCCATGGCCGATTTCCGGAGCAAGATCCGGGAGATTTATTCGCTCGAATGTCTTTCCCGCAAAGAGACCCTGATTCATCGTCTGCACCCGCTGGCGAAGTTTTCGGGCGCGCTTGTTTTCGTGGTCGCGGTCGTATCCTGCGGGCGTTATGAACCGGGGCGGCTCATCCCCTTTTTCTTTTATCCCGCGATTTTGCTCTCCCTTTCGGAGACGCCTTGTGGATTGCTGTTCCGGCGATTGGCTCTCGCCCTTCCCTTTTGTCTTCTGGCAGGTCTTTCCAACGTGTTTTTCGAAAAGGGACAGGCGGTTTTGCTGGCGGGGCTTTCCCTCAGCTACGGTTGGCTCTCGTTTTTCGTGATACTTTGCAAGGCGCTGCTTTCGGTCTCGGCGGTCTTGATCCTTGT
This genomic interval carries:
- a CDS encoding ABC transporter substrate-binding protein; amino-acid sequence: MKKILKSVLFTFVLLFSFSVALFSKATPDMLVIAQQADPKTLDPAATIDVYSHNVNLQIYDRLFDWGDGMKLENSLAERYEQKDPVTLYIKLREGVKFHNGEELTAEDVKFSLERASKAPSALTYFASIDRVDILSKYEVNIVTSKPYGPLINSLAHACGSILNKKYIESGDPNMFFEPIGTGPFKYESWKAGDKFILKTNKEYFNGVPEFEGIIFRVIPESTNRVIALETREIDMVLNIDPIDAQIIEASGHLKLITKPSVALLYVGMNCEKGPTADVRVRQAIVLATNTLDIVDNAFQKRSTPAYSVIPQGVLGYEELPPYETNIEKAKKLMAEAGYADGLKLKYWTNETQTRKDSGIIMQEQLKAIGIDLTIEILEWSAYLDKLSKAEHDIYMLGWPGGADPDGCLYPLFHSNNKGSAGNMSFYSNPRVDELLDTGRSSVDPAVREAAYKEAAKIIRDEVGVFAIVVPTSMLGTQDYISGFFAYPTSMHFFRKVKKNIK
- the tuf gene encoding elongation factor Tu (EF-Tu; promotes GTP-dependent binding of aminoacyl-tRNA to the A-site of ribosomes during protein biosynthesis; when the tRNA anticodon matches the mRNA codon, GTP hydrolysis results; the inactive EF-Tu-GDP leaves the ribosome and release of GDP is promoted by elongation factor Ts; many prokaryotes have two copies of the gene encoding EF-Tu), which translates into the protein RHTPFFTGYKPQFYFRTTDITGEVNLPEGVEMVMPGDNITMTIKLIHAIAMETQLRFAIREGGRTVASGVVAEIIK
- a CDS encoding energy-coupling factor ABC transporter permease — its product is MHMADALLSPAVGGMMCAVSSACAGISVAKIKKDEFSEKKVPLMAMAGAFVFAGQMINFTIPATGSSGHIGGGILLSALIGGYPAFLTMAAVLLIQCLFFADGGLLALGSNIFNMGAIPCLLIWPLLVRPILKNGFTTKKINLTAILGVVMSLQLGAFAVVAETKASGITALPFGTFLLLMLPIHLAIGLVEGVVTGLILNFVRKMRPEILESAVRQKALDGAISFKKVLAVLGVFTVITGGLLSLFASGLPDGLEWSIAKITGTTELEREDPVLESAAKIQEKSAILPDYTFKDAGDEGNAAGTSLSGILGGVFVFALAGGTGFLIATLKKQKRKQED